Below is a window of Allomuricauda ruestringensis DSM 13258 DNA.
GTCACTTGGGCGTTCTGGGCCGAAAGATGTGTTGTAAAGCCAATTAAAATTGCTGCAAATACAGTGGTTTTCATATTGTTCCTGTGTTGTATCGTTTACGCTTGTTGCAAATGTAGATTATTATAGGTTAATCATGTGGGAGCAAAGTTATTTAGAATCTTTATAAATTATAAGTTATAAATACCTTAACATTTCAAAAAATGACTGTATGTCTTACTTTTGTTGCCATTCTTGGCAGGGTAAAAAGCTATTGCTCTCAAACTCAATAGAAAGAATCATGCCAAAGATTTCGATAGAAATTTCACGAATATGAAAAAGGTTTTATACCGCCATCTATTTTCTAAAGTTTTAGGTTTATCTTTCCTATTGTTCTCATCATCTTTTTATGCACAGGAAGAAGCTGAGGTCGCTACGGATGCTGCAACGGAGCAAACTGCCGGTGCTGTTGAAGGTGACCCGGTAAAGGGGAAGCAATTGTTTAACCAGAACTGTGCCGCATGCCACTCCTTGGACAGGAAAATGACCGGTCCTGCATTGGCCAATGTGGAGACAAAGTTGATGGAGGATGAGGGGTTGGATAAAGAATGGATTTATGCGTGGATAAAAAACAGTCCCGCTGTTATATCTTCCGGAGATGCCTACGCCAACAAAATTTACGCAGAGTACAATCAGGCAGCAATGACGCCATTTCCAACATTGTCGAATGAGGATATTGACGATATTTTGGCTTATACAGCTGCACCTCCATCTACACCTGCTGCTACCGCAACTGCAACAACGGATGGAGGAGAGGCAACTGGTTCAAGTTCAGGAATATCCAATGAGATGATTCTTGGAGCCTTGGCCTTGGTGTTTGGTCTTTTGGTGATTATGTTGGTCTTGGTGAACAAGACCTTGCGAAGAATCGCCGAAGCCAATGGAGTTGTTCTTGAAAAGGAAAAAGAAAAGCGTTTGCCTCTTTGGAAAGCATTTGTTCAAAACCAGTTTTTGGTTTTGGTAAGTGTGGTGTTCTTACTATTGGCTAGTGCTTATTTCGCTTATGGTTGGATGATGCAGATTGGTGTAGATCAAGGTTATGCTCCTGTGCAGCCAATTCATTTCTCGCACAAAATTCACGCTGGTGACAATAATATTGACTGTAAATACTGTCACTCTTCTGCTAGGGTGTCAAAAACTTCAGGGATTCCATCTTTGAACGTTTGTATGAACTGTCACAAATCCATATACGAATACACAGGCAATCCAGAAGGCCCATCTGCAGAAGATTTGGCTGCGGGCCATACCAATGAGTTCTATACTGGAGAGATTAAAAAATTATACAAGGCAGTAGGTTGGGACGAAGAAAACCAAAGCTATACGGGCGAGACAAAACCTGTAGAGTGGGTGAGAATTCACCAGTTGCCCGATTTTGCCTATTTCAACCACTCCCAGCATGTTTCTGTTGCCGGTGTTGAGTGCCAGACTTGTCACGGTCCAGTTGAGGAAATGGAAGTCGTGGAGCAGTTCGCTCCATTGACCATGGGATGGTGTATCAATTGTCACCGCGAGACCAATGTCAAGGTTCAGGGCAATGCGTACTACGAAGCAATTCACGAGGAGTTGTCCAAGAAGTATGGGGTAGAGAAATTGACCGCTGCCATGATGGGTGGTCTTGAATGTGGAAAGTGTCACTATTAAGAATTAAAAGAAGATAATCTCAGATATATCGTATGGCATCAAACAAAAAATATTGGAAAAGTGAAGCGGAGTTGAATCCGAACGATTCCATTGTTGAGGCGCTAAAAAACAACGAGTTTACCGAAGAGATTCCCGTTGATGAATTTTTGGGCGACAAGGAAAACCTGTCTTCCTCGAACACATCCCGTAGGGATTTCTTGAAATATGTAGGTTTCAGTACGGCAGCAGCTACAGTTGCGGCTTGTGAGGGCCCTGTTCATAAATCCATTCCTTATGTGGTACAGCCGGACAGTATTGTTCCCGGTGTGGCCAATTACTATGCCACTACCATTGCGGACGGTTTTGATTTTGCCAGCATCTTGGTGAAGACTAGGGAAGGAAGGCCCATCAAAATTGAAAACAATACCGACGCCAAGGTTAACGGAGGTGCCAATGCTAGAGTGCAGGCTTCTGTTTTAACATTGTACGATAGCAAAAGGGTTCAAGGACCAATGGCCAATGGTGAGCCTGTGGAGTGGAAGGTGTTGGATGCAACGGTTAAGGCTAAGTTGAATGCCTTGAAAGATTCCAGTAAGCAGGTGGTTTTATTGACGCAGTCTTATGCCAGTCCCTCAACTGCAAAATTGATATCTGAGTTTAAGGCGGCTTACGGAGAAAATGTGAACCATGTGGTTTACGATGCCATTTCCGAAGATGCTGCATTGAATGCGTACCAAAAAGCTTACGGTGAACGTGCCTTGGCCGATTACGATTTTGAGAAAGCTGGTCTGATTGTTTCTTTCGGAGCGGATTTTCTTGGTGATTGGCAAGGTGGAGGTTACGATTCTGGCTATGCCAAAGGACGTGTTCCCAAAAATGGAAAAATGTCCAGGCACGTGCAGTTGGAAGCTAATATGTCTTTGACCGGTGCCAATGCCGATAAGAGATATCCGATGACGCCTACACAGCAAAAAATTGCCCTTGCCAAATTGTACGGCAAGTTAAATGGCAGCAGTGTTGGCGGCGGAACTTCCGATGTTGACGAAGCTGTTGAGAAGGTTGCGGCCGAAATCAAAAAGGCAGGTAGTAAAGCAGTTGTGGTCAGCGGTCTTCATGACGAGAATGCACAGACTGTTGTGTTGGCCATTAACAAATTGTTGGCCAGTGAAGCTTTCGACCCGGAAAAACCAAAATATGTTCGTCAGGGCGATGCTGCAAAAGTGGCCAAATTGGTTGCTGATATGAATGCAGGTCGTGTTGGTGCATTGATTATGGACGGGGTTAACCCAGCGTATACATTGCCTAACGCGGAAGAGTTCCTTTCAGGGCTTGAGCAGGTAGATGTTTCGGTTGACTTTGCTTATACCAACGATGAAACGGCACAAGCGTCCAGTTATGTGGCTGCAGCTTCACATTACTTGGAGTCTTGGGGTGATGCCGAATTTAAAAAAGGACAATACAGCTTGATGCAACCTGCCATTCGTGAATTGTTTGATACAAAACAATTTCAAACAGCGCTTTTGACATGGATGGGTATCGAGAAAACATACTACGAATACATCAAGGAAACCTGGAGTACAGATGTGCTTCAAGGTGGATCTTGGAACCAAGCATTACAAGATGGTGTGTTCGCTTCACCTACGGTGGCTATTGAAGATGCTGAGGCAACAACTACTGCTGAATCAGAAGAAGAGGAGCCTGAAATAGTTCCGATTGCCTCTGCAATCCGTTCTTTGGTGAATTCAACAAATCCAGGCACTGAGTTGGTGCTATATTC
It encodes the following:
- a CDS encoding cytochrome c3 family protein, producing MKKVLYRHLFSKVLGLSFLLFSSSFYAQEEAEVATDAATEQTAGAVEGDPVKGKQLFNQNCAACHSLDRKMTGPALANVETKLMEDEGLDKEWIYAWIKNSPAVISSGDAYANKIYAEYNQAAMTPFPTLSNEDIDDILAYTAAPPSTPAATATATTDGGEATGSSSGISNEMILGALALVFGLLVIMLVLVNKTLRRIAEANGVVLEKEKEKRLPLWKAFVQNQFLVLVSVVFLLLASAYFAYGWMMQIGVDQGYAPVQPIHFSHKIHAGDNNIDCKYCHSSARVSKTSGIPSLNVCMNCHKSIYEYTGNPEGPSAEDLAAGHTNEFYTGEIKKLYKAVGWDEENQSYTGETKPVEWVRIHQLPDFAYFNHSQHVSVAGVECQTCHGPVEEMEVVEQFAPLTMGWCINCHRETNVKVQGNAYYEAIHEELSKKYGVEKLTAAMMGGLECGKCHY
- a CDS encoding TAT-variant-translocated molybdopterin oxidoreductase, encoding MASNKKYWKSEAELNPNDSIVEALKNNEFTEEIPVDEFLGDKENLSSSNTSRRDFLKYVGFSTAAATVAACEGPVHKSIPYVVQPDSIVPGVANYYATTIADGFDFASILVKTREGRPIKIENNTDAKVNGGANARVQASVLTLYDSKRVQGPMANGEPVEWKVLDATVKAKLNALKDSSKQVVLLTQSYASPSTAKLISEFKAAYGENVNHVVYDAISEDAALNAYQKAYGERALADYDFEKAGLIVSFGADFLGDWQGGGYDSGYAKGRVPKNGKMSRHVQLEANMSLTGANADKRYPMTPTQQKIALAKLYGKLNGSSVGGGTSDVDEAVEKVAAEIKKAGSKAVVVSGLHDENAQTVVLAINKLLASEAFDPEKPKYVRQGDAAKVAKLVADMNAGRVGALIMDGVNPAYTLPNAEEFLSGLEQVDVSVDFAYTNDETAQASSYVAAASHYLESWGDAEFKKGQYSLMQPAIRELFDTKQFQTALLTWMGIEKTYYEYIKETWSTDVLQGGSWNQALQDGVFASPTVAIEDAEATTTAESEEEEPEIVPIASAIRSLVNSTNPGTELVLYSKVGMGDGRQANNPWLQEFPDPISRVSWDNYVTVSKADAESWGLENTIEADGGVNGSYVKLTVDGKVLENVPVIIQPGQAIGTVGLSFGYGKKAGIQEEMATGVNAYTLYGNFSNVQSVIVEKSAGVHEFACIQSHKTLMGRGDIIKETTLEIFNTKDHAEWNPMPHVSLNHQEIPVTSPDADLWEEFDRSIGHHFNLSIDLNACTGCGACVIACHAENNVPVVGKLEMRRSRDMHWLRIDRYYSSEETFEEDNEKKENMDGLWGDKGSLGGFREMEDPSANPQVAFQPVMCQHCNHAPCETVCPVAATSHGRQGQNHMAYNRCVGTRYCANNCPYKVRRFNWFLYNNNDEFDFNMNNDLGKMVINPDVNVRSRGVMEKCSMCIQMTQKTILDAKRDGRVIKDGEFQTACSAACSSGAMVFGDINDHDSKVAALKEDDRMYHLLEHVGTKPNVFYHVKVRNTNEA